The Drosophila mauritiana strain mau12 chromosome 2R, ASM438214v1, whole genome shotgun sequence genome has a segment encoding these proteins:
- the LOC117137264 gene encoding LOW QUALITY PROTEIN: uncharacterized protein LOC117137264 (The sequence of the model RefSeq protein was modified relative to this genomic sequence to represent the inferred CDS: inserted 1 base in 1 codon; substituted 1 base at 1 genomic stop codon), protein MADGLNFTMGAFPPSAIEYSSTEAEPSHSSDVPIPSVLMSGIMIFGQMMWCRLSSKWGTVKGSXSEAEIGKHSEKXDFSR, encoded by the exons ATGGCTGATGGATTGAATTTTACGATGGGTGCTTTTCCTCCGAGTGCCATAGAGTACTCAAGTACTGAGGCTGAACCATCGCATTCATCGGATGTCCCCATACCAAGTGTCTTGATGTCGGGCATTATGATCTTTGGTCAAATGATGTGGTGTAGATTGAGCTCCAAATGGGGAACTGTGAAAGGAA GATCTGAAGCAGAAATCGGGAAACATTCTGAAAAATAAGACTTCTCGCGCTAG